GTCCAGGTCCCCGCCCTCCCGCTTGAAGACCCCCCTGTCGAGGAAGACGATGGCCATCTCCAGCGTGTCGGGGCCCGTCCGCTCACCGACCTCCAGGGCTTTGTTCAGGTAGGCCGCGGCCTCTCGAGGCTTCCCGGACCGGTTCGCCACGATCCCCAGCCGGCTCAGCGTGAAGGCCAGGCGGACATGGTCCGGGTAGATCCGCTCCGCGCAGGCCAGGGCCTCGAGGTATTCCGTCTCGGCCTTCCGGTAGTCGCCCTTCCAGAAGGCCAGGAACCCGAGGCCGCAGTGCGCCAACCAGAGCGCGTGACAATCCAGCCCGCGTGGGGTCAGGATGGACAGGCTGCGTTCAAAGCACTGCACGGCTTCCAGCCCCCTTCCCAGCGGGTGAAGGAGATCCCCTTGGAACGCCAGCGCTCCCGCCAGGAGGGGGGAACCCGCCTCCTCCTTCTCCAGGAGCGCGATGCCTTCCCGGGCCGCATCCGCCGCAGCGGACAGGTCGCGGGACGCACGCAGGGCCGCGGCCATCCGGAGCCAGAGGTACGGGAGGAACTCCCCGAGCCCCGAAGCCTGCGCCAGGTCGCGGGCGGTGCGGAAGCAGCGCAAGGCGGAGGAGGGGTTGCGCACCCGGTCGTCCTGCCAGGCGTCCCCCGCCCGGAGGTACACCAGGCAGGCCCCCACCGGGTCGCCCCGGTCCTTCAGCCGGCCCGCCAGTTTCTCCCACGCCTCGGCCCCGGCGGCGGGGGTGTCCGAGCGGAAAGCCGACAGGCACGGTTCGTACTCCGGCGCGATCTCGGGCGGAAGCACAGGGCCGGTGGTCATCTTCCAGTCGCCCCAACCCAGGGTGAAAGACCGGTCCCGGCCCTCCCTCACGCCGGTGAGCCTGACGGGAAAGTTCGAAAGGAGCCCGCTTTCGACCGCCTCCAGGCTTGCGGGGTAGCGGACGACGCCCCCCGCCGGCGCCCCCGGTGTCCCGCCCGGGCCCGGGGGGCCGGCCCCCGCCCACGCCAGGAGCAGGTCGCCCTCCCGGAGCCCGGCCTTCTCCGCCAGACCGCCCGGCGCCACGTGCTCCACCCGCACGCCGGGAAGCTTCCCGGGGGGGGCTCCAGTGCCCGCGACGCCCCACCCGGGCGCGAGCGGGAGAACGACGAGAACGAAAATCGCGATGCGCGTGCTCATGCAAGCTATCATATCACATCCGCCCCCCCGGCTTGCCACCCGGCCCGGAACGTTCCCGGGGGACCGGCGGGTCCCCGGTCCCAAGCCCCCGCCGCGGTTCTCGGGCCGGATCCCCCCCCCGAGGCGTCGGGCAAACAACCCGCGAAACAGCCGCTCCTCGCGGGAGAGTTCCCTTGACGACGGGCCGCGAAAGGAGTATGAAGAGATTATCGACGAGGGAGGTGGCCCGATGGGATGGTGGGTGGCGGCGGTTGCGGCCTGGCTCCTGTCGGCCGGCTGAATCGGCGGGGTCATGGCGGACGTGATCCGCGGCAGGAAAAGCGCCTTCGGCTGGCACGCGATTGCCGGCTATCTCTTTCACGGCGCCACGGCGGTCCTGACGCTCTGGCTCCTGACCCGCGCCCTGCAGGGCTGAAGGGGCGCCGGCACCGCGGGAGGTGAAAGTGAAGTCCTGTCGAAAAATCGTCGCTTACGGCCTGTTGGCCCTGGGCTTGGCCTGAATGGTCTACATCGTGGGAGGGGTCCTCTCCCGCTCAGCCTGGACGGCCACCGTCGGCGGCTTCATTCCCCCCCTGAGCTTCCACGCCGTCACCATGGCCCTGGGGGCGTGGCTGCTGGGCCGCACATCCCGGCCAGGCGGGAACGCGGCCGGCGGGGCCGCGCCTTCCGAAGTTCCCCCCGCCGGGGTTCCGGAGAAAAAGAACGAGAGCCGTTGACCGGGGGGAAACGGGAAAAGCGCCTCGCTCCTGCATCCTTCTCCCGGCAGGCGGAAGCTCGATGCCGTTCCAGCCGCGCCGGCTTTCCCGCGTGAAATGAAAACCCGCCACCAGCGCCGAAAAAGGGAGAGCACCATGACGGGCGATCGGGAGCTGACGGACTCCTGCCGCCTTCACACGGCCGTGCCCCGGCCGGGCGAAGCGCCGGAGGGCCTCGAGCGGGCGTTGGTGGACGGGATCCTGGGCACCCTGGCCAGGCCCGAGGCCGTCATCGAGGACATCGTTTACGGAGAACGCTTTGTAGCCCTTACCGCTGGCGGCAATCCCGTGCGCCGCCCGGCAGGCGGCACGTACCGTACGCGCCTTCTGCCGGAAGGCGCCAAACCGGCGGCTACCCGTGCGCCGCCCGGCAGGCGGCACGTACCGTACGCGCCTTCTGCCGGAAGGCGCCAAACCGGCGGCTACCCGGGCGCCGCCCGGCAGGCGGCGCGTACCGTACGCGCCTTCTGCCGGAAGGCGTCCAACCGAACCCGCCGGCTCGCACCCGTGAAAGGGAAATAGTGCGCCGCCCGGCAGGCGGCGCGTACTTCCGCATTGTTCATCCTACTGGATCCGGCGGTCTGCGAGGAGCCGGGTTCGGGCTTCCTCCCGGATCGCCTCCAGCGTGAGCCGGAGCTGGCCGACATACTCCTCGACCCCCGCCCCGGCAGCCCAGGGCCACCCTGCGTCCACCTCGTCCAGCGCCGCGTTCACGTAGTCCAGGTCTTTCGCCGCGTGGCTGGAGGGGACCCAGACCAGGAGATTCGCCCCGTAGTCCTCGAAGGGGAAGTTCAGGTTCGAGAACGGGAGGGAGGTGTTGGCGAATTCGGCCCGGATGAAGTGCACCCCGGGCTCCAGGGGGCGCCAGTCGAGGTTGGTGTGCCCCACGTGGCCAAGGTCGTGCCCTTTCCAGGAGACGCCCTGCACCAGCTTGTACGCCAGGGGTTTCTGGGCTTTGTCCGAGAAGAGCACCCAGTCCCTGAACACCACGTGCAGGGTCCGGCGGTCCAGCACGTCGGCGTGGATCACGGCACCCAGCTTGCTCCACTCCCCTTGCGGGGCCGTTCCCCACCCGGTGTGGAGCGTGCCGTCCGTCTGGCGCAGGCCCAGCCGCATCTTAGGGAAGAACGCGTCCGACGTGAGACGGACAGGGCCGCCGGCCTTGGCGGCGCCGTAGATCTGCAGCCCGCCGTTCCAGGGCCAGTACCCTTCCTTGTTGTCGCAGACGGACCCGCGCGGGTGGTTGGCGTTAACTTCGTTCCCGGCGTCCACCGTCACCCAGATCCGGTACAGGTTGCTCATGCTGGCGCTGGCGGGGCCCAGCCCCGTGGTGTTCCAGGGGACGGAGACTTCCTTGACCTCCTGGGGGTTCATGGACGGGACGCGCACCGTCCCGATGGTGACCCGGGGGCCGGATTCGAAGTCCGCCTCGTTGACCGGGACGTACTCGAACTTCACGTCGAAGGGGGTGGCGCACGCCTTGAAGCTGAAGTTGTACACCCGCGCCGTCACCGTGAGGGCGGTCCCGTCCGTCACCGCGTGGGTCACGTCCATGGGCTCCCCCGTCGCCTCCGCAGGCTCCGCGGTCTGGAGGAACAACCCGCGCATGCGCTTGCCCATGTCGCTCTCGTCCACCTCGTACTCGTCCCAGTCGTCGGTGTACTCGTTCCAGATGGGTTGGAAGTGGTTGGGAAGGTTGAGGCCGGGGTCGGGCAAGCCGTTGTAATGCTGAACCCACCACGCCGAGGTGCCGGGGATGGTGACGGCGTGCCGGACCTTGTTGTTCCCCGACTTCGAGAAGTAGACGTAGGGCGTGAAAGAGTAGATCTGGCTCGAGTTCAGGCCGTGCATGGCCGGGACGGTGATGGACAGCCCGCCGGTGTTGGAGGACTCGTTCTCGTCGGTGGTGATCTGGGACCAGCTCCCGTCGGCCTGGAGGGCGATCTCGCCGTCGATGCCCGCCTTGAGGCAGCCGAACATCTTCGTCGAGAAGGAGATCTTGAAGTCGATGTCACCGCTGAGGTTTTCGGTCCACGACTGGGTCGTCTCGCCGCTTGCGCCGCCGGTCCAGGTGATTTTCAGGTTCTTTTCCGAGCCGTCCACGCCGTAGGTGATGCTGGTGTCGTTGAGGAACTGGGACAGCGGCTCGGTGGAACCCGGCACGGTGAATTCGCCCAGGTCGTTGGTGTAGGGGCTGGACGACTGCAACGGGTAGGTGAGTACGTTGCCGTTCTGGTGGACGGGCTGGTAGAAGTCCGGGCACCCCAGGCCGGCCATGAAGGTCGTGGCGGTGGAGGAAGGCGGGTAGTTCACGTCGTAGTAGCCCTGGGCTTCCTGGCCCGTGTTGGGGTTGAGGGCCGTGTAGCCGTAGACGGGGTAACGCCAGATGGTGTAGGTCCGGGTCTTGTACTGCATGATGTCGTCCCGGTCCGTGGCCTGGTCGAGGCTGTAGGTGTAGTTGTGGTAGGTGGTGTCGGCCGAATCGATGGACCGCTGGAAGGCGAAACCCAGCGACGCTTCCAAGGAGGCGTCGATGGTCTCCTTCGCCAGGACTTCGTGGATCTTCACCTCCATGTCGGCGCCGATCTTGGCGTTCAGGCCCGCCCCGCCCTCGGACACGCTCTGCTCGGTGTGAGAGGAGTAGTTTTCCCCTTCCTTGCTGTACATGCAGGAGAACTCGGGGAACATGCTGACGAAAACGCACTCCCACTCCCCTTCCCGGTCCTGGGGGTTCACCGGGAGGTAATCGACGTGCTTGGGGGGGTCCTCGATGGTGTAGTCCACGGTCACCACGTCCTGCATGATGATCTGGGTAGGCGGGCCGAGGAGGATGGAGCGCCCCCCGTCGTCCATCCTCGCCACGCCCAGGGACGGGAAGGAACTGGACAAGGCGCCCAGCTCGGTCCATTTCATGTAGGGCGTTCCGACGATCAGGGTGGTCGGGTTGACCTTGCAGGCGACGAAATTGATCTGCCGGCCGTTGGGGGCGTTGGACGCCTGGGTGATGAACACGCCGAGGTCCTGGAAGGGCACGGTGTTGTTGGTCCCCTCGAAGTTGCCGGGCAGGGGCTGGATGTCGTCGGGGACCCCCTGGAAGTAGTGGGTTGAGTCCGTGGAGGTAAAGGTGATGTGACCGCTGCCGATCTCCCAGTTGCCGGCGAAATTCAGAACGTCGATCCGGACGTCGATGGCCGAGTTGCCCTTGGCGTGCGGCTGGGTGGAGGCAAGCACCAGCTGCCGCTTGGTGTAAAGGTCGGCGGTCCCGGGGTCCTTGAACCAGGCCGTGGCCAGTTGGACCCGGTACTTGTCGGGTGTCAGGATACTGTCCCAACCGTCCACCGCGTTGAATGGGACCTGGATGACCAACCCCGGGGTCGGTGTCAAGCTGGCGTCGAAGGTGAACACCTGCAGGTAGTAGGGGGGATTGTTGTGCGGCAGGGAGGTGCTCATGATGACGTCCTCGATGCCGTCCCCGTTGAAATCGCCTGCGGCCAGGCTGACGGGCTGCGTATACATGCCGCCGTGGTTGCTGCGCCCCACCGCGCCGGCCGTCAGGACGCCGTCCAGGAAACGGTAGGCCTGGAGATGAGAGAAGATCACCGCGTACTGGGGGAAGTAAGCCGGGGTGCCCACCAGGATCTCCCGCCTCCCGTCCCCGTCCACGTCGCCCGTGGTCAGGTCGGAACAGACGCCGTCCAGGTACTTGGTGTTGGCGTCGGAGACCTCCTGGGTGGCCATGACCTCGAGCGCGTGGCTCAGGATGGTGAGCCGCAGCGACTGCACCCCGTCCTGGATGTAGTTGTAGAGGACCAGGATTTCGTCGTGGTAGGAGTCGTCGGCCTCCACCACCCCGTCCACGTCGGAGGCCACCAGGACCAGGTCGCCGTACTTTCGGGGGGCGTTCAGACCGTTGCCCGCGTCGAGACGGATCGTCTTCGACCCGCCCTCGAGGCGAATCTCCACCACGTTGCCGGTCGAGGCCGTCGTGTAGAACGCCGTGGCGTACCAGTCCCGCGTCAGGTCGAGGGTCCTGCCGGCGGCGATGGCCACGGGGGCCTTGAAGGCGCTGCCGCCGAGGGGGGAGACCCCGAAATGCTCCGAGTGGTGCCACCAACCGTCCGACTCGCAGTGGAGCCAGCTCGCGGTGATCGTCGAACCGGCGGGGTCGGGGTTGGCCCACAGGGCGCTGTCGTAGCCCCAGACCACCGTGCTGGTGGACAGGGTGAGGGGAGGGGTTTCGCCCGGGGCGGTGCCATCCTCGGCGCTCACAAAGGGAATTGCCCCGAGAAGGGCCACCAGGAAGAGAACGATCGGGTAACCCCGGAGGGATGGACGAATCTGGGTCATGGTTCCTCCTGTGCATGATGACAACAAACTCACACCCCCCCCGTACGCGCCTTCTGCCGGAAGGCGCCACCCGTACGCGCCTTCTGCCGGAAGGCGCCAGCCGTACGCGCCTTCTGCCGGAAGGCGCCAGCCCGGCGGCAACTCGTGCGCCGCCCGGCAGGCGGCGCGTACTGTACGCGCCTTCTGCCGGAAGGCGCCAGCCCGGCGACAACTCGTGCGCCGCCCGGCAGGCGGCGCGTACTTCAGTCCGCGCGTCGGTCGGACGGGAGGGTGGCGTGGACCCGGTCCCACGTCTCCGACTCGATCCGGCTCAGGGCCTCCCGGACCCGGTCGAACAACGCCTCTCCCCCGAGGGCCACGATCCGCGGCCGTTCCATCTCGAGCTTCTCCAGGCAGCGACCCGCGGCCTCCAGGTCTTTTTTCGCATCGTAAGACGTCACCCAGACCAGGAGGTTCCCCCCGTGGTCCTCGAACGGGAAGTTCGCGTTCGAGACGGCGAGGGAGGTGTTGGCCAGCTCGGCCCGGATGAAGTGCACCCCGGGCTCCAGGGGCCGCCAGTCGAAGTTGGCGTACGCCAGGTGGGGGAAGTTGTGCCCGTTGTAGGAAACGCCGTGCACCAGCTTGTACGCCAAGGGTTTCTGGGGTTTGTCGGAGAAGAGCACCCAGTCCTTGAACACCACGTGCAGGGTCCGGCGGTCCAGAACGTCGGAGAGGACCAGGGCGCTCAGCTTGCTCCACTCGCCCATGGTGACCGAGCCCCACCCGGTGTGAAGCGTGCCGTCCGTCTGGCGCAGGCCCAGCCGCATCCTCGGGAAGAACGCCTGCGACGTGAGCTGGACGGGGCCTTCGCCCTTGGAGGCGCCGTAGATCTGCAGCCCGCCGCTCCAGGGCCAGTACCCTTCCTTGTTGTCGCAGACGGACCCGCGCGGGTGGATGGCGTTCACCACGTTCCCCGCGTCCACCGTCACCCAGATGCGGTACATGTTGCTCATGCTGGCGCTGGCGGGGCCCAGCCCCGTGGTGTTCCAGAGGACGGAGACTTCCTTGACCTCCTGGGGGTTCATGGACGGGACGCGCACCGTCCCGATGGTGACCCGGGGGCCGGTCTCGAAGTCGTTGTCACTGACCGGGACGTACTCGAACTTCACATCGAAGGGGGTGGCGCACGCCTTGAAGCTGAAGTTGTACACCCGCGCCGTCACCGTGAGGGCGGTCCCGTCCGTCACCGAGTGGGTCACGTCCATGGGCTCCCCCGTCGCCTCCGCGGGCTCCGCGGTCTGGAGGAACAACCCGCGCATGCGCTTGCCCATGTCGCTCTCGTCCACCTCGTACTCGTCCCAGTCGTCGGTGTACTCGTTCCAGATGGGTTGGAAGTGGTTGGGAAGGTTGAGGCCGGGGTCGGGCAAGCCGTTGTAATGCTGAACCCACCACGCCGAGGTGCCGGGGATGGTGACGGCGTGCCGGACCTTGTTGTTCCCCGACTTCGAGAAGTAGACGTAGGGCGTGAAAGAGTAGATCTGGCTCGAGTTCAGGCCGTGCATGGCCGGGACGGTGATGGACAGCCCGCCGGTGTTGGAGGACTCGTTCTCGTCGGTGGTGATCTGGGACCAGCTCCCGTCGGCCTGGAGGGCGATCTCGCCGTCGATGCCCGCCTTGAGGCAGCCGAACATCTTCGTCGAGAAGGAGATCTTGAAGTCGACGTCGCCGCTGAGCTTCTCGGTCCACGACTGGGTGGTCTCGCCGCTGACGCCGCCGGTCCAGGTGATTTTCAGGTTCTTTTCCGAGCCGTCCACGCCGTAGGTCAGGTTGGTGTCGTTGAGGAACTGCGACAGCGGCTCGGTGGCGCCCGGCACGGTGAATTCGCCCAGGTCGTTGGTGTAGGGGCTGGACGACTGGAGCGGGTAGGTGAGCACGTTGCCGTTCTGGTGAACGGGTTGGTAGAAATCGGAGCAGCCCAGACCGGCCATGAAGGTGGTCATGGTGCTGGACGGGGGGAAATTCACGTCGTAGTAACCCTGGGCCTGCTGGTTCGTGTTGGGGTTGAGGGCCGTGTAACCGTAGAGGGGAAAGCGCCAGATGGTGTAGGTCCGGGTCTTGTACTGCATGATGTCGTCCCGGTCCGTG
This Acidobacteriota bacterium DNA region includes the following protein-coding sequences:
- a CDS encoding VCBS repeat-containing protein, which gives rise to MTQIRPSLRGYPIVLFLVALLGAIPFVSAEDGTAPGETPPLTLSTSTVVWGYDSALWANPDPAGSTITASWLHCESDGWWHHSEHFGVSPLGGSAFKAPVAIAAGRTLDLTRDWYATAFYTTASTGNVVEIRLEGGSKTIRLDAGNGLNAPRKYGDLVLVASDVDGVVEADDSYHDEILVLYNYIQDGVQSLRLTILSHALEVMATQEVSDANTKYLDGVCSDLTTGDVDGDGRREILVGTPAYFPQYAVIFSHLQAYRFLDGVLTAGAVGRSNHGGMYTQPVSLAAGDFNGDGIEDVIMSTSLPHNNPPYYLQVFTFDASLTPTPGLVIQVPFNAVDGWDSILTPDKYRVQLATAWFKDPGTADLYTKRQLVLASTQPHAKGNSAIDVRIDVLNFAGNWEIGSGHITFTSTDSTHYFQGVPDDIQPLPGNFEGTNNTVPFQDLGVFITQASNAPNGRQINFVACKVNPTTLIVGTPYMKWTELGALSSSFPSLGVARMDDGGRSILLGPPTQIIMQDVVTVDYTIEDPPKHVDYLPVNPQDREGEWECVFVSMFPEFSCMYSKEGENYSSHTEQSVSEGGAGLNAKIGADMEVKIHEVLAKETIDASLEASLGFAFQRSIDSADTTYHNYTYSLDQATDRDDIMQYKTRTYTIWRYPVYGYTALNPNTGQEAQGYYDVNYPPSSTATTFMAGLGCPDFYQPVHQNGNVLTYPLQSSSPYTNDLGEFTVPGSTEPLSQFLNDTSITYGVDGSEKNLKITWTGGASGETTQSWTENLSGDIDFKISFSTKMFGCLKAGIDGEIALQADGSWSQITTDENESSNTGGLSITVPAMHGLNSSQIYSFTPYVYFSKSGNNKVRHAVTIPGTSAWWVQHYNGLPDPGLNLPNHFQPIWNEYTDDWDEYEVDESDMGKRMRGLFLQTAEPAEATGEPMDVTHAVTDGTALTVTARVYNFSFKACATPFDVKFEYVPVNEADFESGPRVTIGTVRVPSMNPQEVKEVSVPWNTTGLGPASASMSNLYRIWVTVDAGNEVNANHPRGSVCDNKEGYWPWNGGLQIYGAAKAGGPVRLTSDAFFPKMRLGLRQTDGTLHTGWGTAPQGEWSKLGAVIHADVLDRRTLHVVFRDWVLFSDKAQKPLAYKLVQGVSWKGHDLGHVGHTNLDWRPLEPGVHFIRAEFANTSLPFSNLNFPFEDYGANLLVWVPSSHAAKDLDYVNAALDEVDAGWPWAAGAGVEEYVGQLRLTLEAIREEARTRLLADRRIQ